A stretch of the Engraulis encrasicolus isolate BLACKSEA-1 chromosome 19, IST_EnEncr_1.0, whole genome shotgun sequence genome encodes the following:
- the cdc25b gene encoding M-phase inducer phosphatase 2 has product MELPQEIEVSPVNFHQGCRPDRNPRLAKLSLPELGGKASPCIKNLFASPTVLSPVTNLALNMTNLAVLGSQCDTPKRKTNVPLLKIPSYASDASSDAGLGMDSPGPLDLVDADQRFKDAIQRMGQQSDEKAPIRRIHSLPTRFLAMSPTFQQKDPELHRFFGQSHSNANKENIQDSSVFKKPSLPVSRSRLRSSPNKDAFAQRPNSAPALMLSPPSSHFASLDDSSPLFLRRSSLTSSLHDDDDDGFLDVLDDMENESDVPAGMASLLTAPLVTNRSPTEDLSVPLIRCRPRGLFRSPSMPNPQARSHLKRQERVDDNTPIRVKRRRSLAGTHFTDEEQYKPQQTACAHVQRSKSFCQTEIEKLLDSDTQNVIGDFTKPLVFPTVDGKHQDLKYITADTMVAALNGQFNELVERLIVIDCRYPYEFEGGHIKTALNLHQEDQIEAFFMKNPIIPECAEKRVVLVFHCEFSSERGPRMARYVRERDRALNEYPHLHYPELYILKGGYKEFFPLHQAECEPQAYRPMHHEDFKEDLRKFRLKSRTWAGERSKRDLYSRLKKL; this is encoded by the exons ATGGAGTTGCCTCAAGAAATCGAGGTCAGTCCTGTCAACTTCCATCAAGGCTGCAGGCCCGACAGGAACCCCAGGCTTGCCAAACTCTCGCTCCCGGAGTTGGGTGGGAAGGCTTCCCCCTGCATCAAGAATCTTTTTGCTTCCCCAACTGTTCTGTCTCCTGTGACAAATTTGGCTTTAAACATGACCAATCTCGCAGTTCTCGGAAG TCAATGTGATACCCCTAAACGGAAGACGAACGTCCCGCTTTTAAAGATCCCTTCCTATGCCTCAGACGCCTCCTCCGATGCTG GTCTTGGTATGGATTCTCCTGGACCACTAGACTTGGTTGATGCTGATCAAag GTTTAAGGATGCCATACAGAGAATGGGACAGCAAAGCGACGA AAAGGCACCCATCAGAAGAATCCATTCCCTTCCG ACTCGGTTCTTGGCAATGAGCCCTACTTTCCAGCAAAAAGATCCAGAGCTTCATCGTTTCTTTGGCCAGTCCCACTCCAACGCTAACAAAGAAAACATACAG GACAGCTCAGTATTTAAGAaaccctctctccctgtgtcccGCTCTCGACTAAGATCAAGCCCCAACAAAGATGCTTTTGCTCAGCGGCCCAACTCTGCCCCTGCACTTATG CTCTCGCCGCCCTCCAGTCACTTTGCATCACTGGACGACAGCAGCCCACTCTTCCTACGCCGCTCCTCGCTGACTAGCAGTCTccatgacgacgacgatgatgggTTCCTTGACGTTCTGGATgacatggag AATGAGTCGGACGTCCCGGCAGGCATGGCCAGTCTCCTCACGGCTCCCCTGGTCACCAACAGATCACCCACAGAGGACCTCAGCGTG CCGTTGATTCGCTGTCGGCCGCGGGGTCTCTTCCGGTCTCCGTCCATGCCCAATCCCCAGGCTCGCTCCCACCTCAAGAGGCAGGAGCGTGTGGACGACAACACGCCAATCAGAGTGAAGAGGAGGCGGAGTTTGGCCGGCACTCACTTCACCGATGAAGAGCAGTACAAGCCCCAACAGACG GCCTGTGCTCACGTTCAGAGGTCAAAATCATTCTGTCAGACCGAGATTGAAAAGCTGCTGGACAGCGACACTCAGAATGTGATTGGAGACTTCACCAAG CCCTTGGTTTTCCCGACTGTAGATGGGAAGCATCAGGACCTGAAATACATCACGGCGGATACG ATGGTAGCAGCGCTCAACGGCCAATTTAATGAGCTGGTGGAGCGTCTGATTGTCATTGACTGCCGGTACCCGTACGAGTTCGAAGGAGGTCACATCAAG actGCACTGAACCTGCACCAGGAGGACCAGATTGAGGCCTTCTTCATGAAGAATCCAATTATCCCCGAGTGTGCGGAGAAGCGCGTGGTGCTGGTGTTCCACTGCGAGTTCTCGTCGGAGCGTGGGCCGCGCATGGCCCGTTACGTGCGGGAGCGCGACCGCGCCCTCAACGAGTACCCACACCTCCACTACCCCGAGCTCTACATCCTCAAGGGAGGCTACAAGGAGTTCTTCCCCCTCCACCAG GCTGAGTGTGAACCTCAGGCTTACCGTCCCATGCACCACGAAGACTTCAAGGAGGACCTTAGAAAGTTCCGGCTCAAGAGTCGTA